Genomic segment of Deltaproteobacteria bacterium:
TGCGGCGTGAGCCCGATATGACCCATCACCGGAATATCCACGGCCGCAATCGCCGCGATGGTGTCGGCCACCGCCACACCGCCTTCCAGCTTTACCGCCTCGACACCGCCGGCTTTGATCAGACGGCCGGCATTGGCCACGGCCTTGGCGGTGCTGACCTGGTAGGAGCCAAACGGCAGGTCGCCCACCACCAGCGCGCGCGGGCGGGCGCGAGTCACCATGCGGCAGTGGTAGACCATCTCGTCCATGGTGACCGGCAGGGTGGTGTCGAGCCCTTGCACCACCATGCCGAGCGAGTCGCCCACCAGGATCAGATCGATGCCGGCGCTATCGACGATGCGGGTGAACGGGAAATCGTAGGCGGTGATGGCGACGATGGGCTCGCCGCCGCCTTTGCGTCTGATGAGATCCGGGACCGTGACTTTGCGCTCCA
This window contains:
- the panB gene encoding 3-methyl-2-oxobutanoate hydroxymethyltransferase encodes the protein MERKVTVPDLIRRKGGGEPIVAITAYDFPFTRIVDSAGIDLILVGDSLGMVVQGLDTTLPVTMDEMVYHCRMVTRARPRALVVGDLPFGSYQVSTAKAVANAGRLIKAGGVEAVKLEGGVAVADTIAAIAAVDIPVMGHIGLTPQSVHRMGGHKVQGRARGSKPGQRERVIADALAVEEAGVFAVVLEGIPRDLAAELTERLTVPTVGIGAGPDCDGQILVLHDVLGLSDRLSPRFAKRYAELWHVASEAVRAYVEDVRSGVFPSDRHSFHSLTPVPPRDGKVAAQG